The Camelina sativa cultivar DH55 chromosome 16, Cs, whole genome shotgun sequence sequence GTTGGGAATTTTAATCAAGTTCGGTTCATGTCTGGAAATGTATGAGATTTTGGTTTCTAACAGTTGAATTTTGAGTGTCTCAACCTTGATCACCCTACTAATATGCACATTTTTATGGTTGATTCATCTCTTTTGGTCAATGTAGAAGCCAATTCTGCTTCCTAATTCTATGTgcataatttggttttaatactAAACGGTTTTTGCTACTTGATTTGCAGTGGAAGAAGAAGCGCATGAGGAGGCTTAAGAGGAAGAGACGAAAGATGAGACAGCGATCTAAGTAGACATCATCATTAGACTCTGTTTATTGCTTCTCTcaaaacattcttcttctttttgtttcccaTTTAAGTTTCAAGACTattgtttaagattttaatgAATGATAATTTCAGACTTTCCTGCTTCATCAACATCTTACTCCTACTATTAAGCTTTTAGGATTCTTTCTCTTCATTTAGTTTCCATCTGTTAAATAGTTCTTATTGATCTGTGGTTCTACAACTGAAGCTTACATAAATCATCGTCCTCATAAAATTGTTACGAACAGtgaaaaaaatgtatagtaaaaagttttacaaagaaaaaaaaagagactcatgaatcttcttctcctaaCCATCAATCTAAATTGAACTGCATCACAATCCTATCTACTGCATTCTGTCCCACAACCTTACGCGATCGCAGCTCCTCAAGAACTTCCTTGGCCAGCTCCAATTCATCCTCATGAGCTATCCCTTCAACAATGATCGCATACGTTGTCTCATTCggcattctcttcttctcaaccaTCATCTCAAACACCTCCATTGCCAAATCTGTCCTCCTTGTCTTGCACAACCCTAGTATCATCGCGTTAAAGTTATCTACTGAAGGTTTATATTTCTCACTCTCCTCCATTATCGACAGCACCTCCATANATCTGTGGTTCTACAACTGAAGCTTACATAAATCATCGTCCTCATAAAATTGTTACGAACAGtgaaaaaaatgtatagtaaaaagttttacaaagaaaaaaaaagagactcatgaatcttcttctcctaaCCATCAATCTAAATTGAACTGCATCACAATCCTATCTACTGCATTCTGTCCCACAACCTTACGCGATCGCAGCTCCTCAAGAACTTCCTTGGCCAGCTCCAATTCATCCTCATGAGCTATCCCTTCAACAATGATCGCATACGTTGTCTCATTCggcattctcttcttctcaaccaTCATCTCAAACACCTCCATTGCCAAATCTGTCCTCCTTGTCTTGCACAACCCTAGAATCATCGCGTTAAAGTTATCTACTGAAGGTTTATATTTCTCACTCTCCTCCATTATCGACAGTACCTCCATCGCTCCTGTATACATCCCTTCCAGACATAATCCTCTTATCAGAGACGAGTAGGTGTGGGAATCAGGATCAAACCCGCACCTAGTCATCTCGTACAAGAGCTGAAACGCTGCAAAGGTGTTACCTTTCCTGCACAGACTCGTAATTACGCTCTTGTAGAAATCGTGCGTACAGCATTTCTGCTTGTTGCTTAAGCTCTGTATTATGTAGAATGCTTCCTGCACCTTGTTGTTATGCTCACATAAAGAACCTATGGCGTTGTAGGTTCCTTCGTTTGGTCTACAACGCCTGTAAATCATCTCATCTAGGCATTTCACCACAAGATCAACCTTCCCTTCCTTGCACAGACGCGCTATTACCGGGTTGTAGCTCGTGGCAGTGACTCTAAACTGATGATTTCCTACACTCATCTCCTTCAAAACTTCCATTGCCTGATCTGTTCTTCCATGGAAAGCTAACGAATTGATCAGTATGTTATAGGTAACCACAGAAGGAGCTCGATCTCCACCGTCCATCTCAGCCAAGAGCGAATTTGCTTCCTCCCACCTCCCATCACAGCACAAACACCTCAACAAAATGTTATAGCTCACAACATTAGCCTTAAACCCTTTAGCAGGTAACTCCCTAAAGAGCTTCATCGCATCGTCTGTTCTCCCTTCCTTAGAGAAACCAGTCAAGAGCACATTATAGCTAACCAAATTGGGTTCACCGCCTTTGGCAATGATCTCATCTAAGAGCTTGACAGCTTGATCAGTTCCTCGCTCTTTATAAGCAGCCTCAAGCAAGAAGGAATAAGTAAAAGCATTAGGAGCTAAACCTTTCTGCATCAACCTCTCGACGAACTGCAAGCTTTGGTTCAAGCTCCCGAGCATACAAAGACCACGAACCAAGGCATTGTAAGTAACGGTATTGGAAGGGTAACCATGATCCTCCATCTTCTCAACGAGCTGCATCGCGTAACCAACGTTACCTTTCTTACAAAGCTGGTTAACCAGATAAGTGTAAGCAGAGGCATCGGGTATAATCCCGGAGCTAACCATAAGCTCAATGACACGAATAGCTTTCTTCAATCTATTGGCTTTGCAGAGATCGTACAAGAGCTGAGTAGAATGAGCTACATTGGGTTTACGCCCTTGCGTGACTAAACACTCGAGATGAGAGAAGGAATCACTCAAACTCGGCTCGTCGCTTCTCGGGTCATCAGGAAAGGACCCGGAACTGGAATCGGGTTTCCAACTGGATCCGGTAATGGTAAAGGCGGAGTCTTTAGGGGATAACGTAACATGGGTGGAAGCTAAAACCCTAGCGACACCTTTATTGACAGAGGAGAAGTGGAGGAAACTGGTGGGGATGTGGGAAACAAAACCTAGGGCTTTTCTCGGCATCGAAGATTCCGGTGATGGATTCGCCGCCATGGATAAGACTGAGTTTAATAGAGTCGACATGGCTGCTTATATAATCAATCGGACAGCAATCAGAAAACTGAAAGATAAGAAATGGAAGAAGATTTCAGAACCCAGACAAGGGCAAGGATCATTATGTACTTTTTCCCACTCTAATCTGAAATCAAATTTGGTCGAaggcttcttctcttttttttttcttgtgttctttattttttttacatccGAAAggttctctctcttcctccgcCTCTGTTTGTTTATCCACGCGATTACacctgctcgttgacaacacGCTCTTTGCCTAAACGAGAAAGCTCTAGCGTGGGATGAtaggaagaagaacaaatgaATTCATTACTAACTAAAGTATAATGATAACTCGAAatgttttttggtaaaacagagaacgaaaaaaaaaaggaaagagaattatcaaaaaaacattaacaaggtttcaaaacacaaaagagatcAACTAAGCGAAAgacagaaacacaaacaaaacatcgGCTAAAGAGGAGTTTTGCAAAGCTAAAAAGACTTTTTTCTCTGTACAGAGAGACCAAACTTTTTCTCTGCTGCTTTTTTTACCTATAAGACACAAAAACAGTCTTGTCCATTTGAAGCACGAATAGAAACTTTGATACCATTCTCACTTCTTGCGGGTATCTGCAtgatcttcttctgcttcataTACAGACTTCCCGATACAGAATCTTCACTTTTACTGCTTCAATCTTTGATACTATCAACCTAATAAGACTGGCTCGGTTTTCTGGCTTCCGTGCATAGACCCTTTGATAAACTCCAATAGTATTCTCTTCTGCTGCTCATCAATGTGTGGGAAACTTGCACGTAGAAGCTCAATTGGCATTTCGCGGGCAATAGCTTGTGTAGCTGCATCAGATATCTCCGTGGCAAAATGCGGTGGCAATTGTGAATTCAAACTCTGCATGATGCTCTCGTATTTGCTTATGCAGTACTTCATCACCAGATTAAAGAACTCGTTAAAGGAAGCGCGCCATAGAGCCATGACTGCGTTGTTGAAATTATTTGCCCTGATAAGTTCGGCAGCTCTGTCGAGTATTGATTTCAGTACCGTGGAAGCTCCGTCTCCAACCGGACTTCCTAAGGGACGGAGCGGTGGCTGCTCAGAAGAACAAGACACCGCTGCTAGACACACGCTTACCGATCCTAACTCCATGTTGTTAATGCACAAGTTTATAACTTTCGCAAGCTTGTTTGTGGTTTTAATGATATCGGCGTCAGATGAGAGGACTCCAAACAATGACCTTAAATGACGGAAAATGGCCATGCAAACTATCCGCATTAGGTCGCTGCCAGGGAAAATAAGCTGAAGATACCTTGTCAGTAGTTTCCGACCCTTTGGAAGAGAGACAATCCttagaaagagaaaatcatCATGAGACCGGCTTTCCCCATTCTTGGCAAGAGGATCAGCGAGCTGAAGTGAATCTGCGAGGCTCTCCAACAAAGATTGCCGTCTTTGTTTCAACTGGTGTCCTCCGTCCGGGANAGAAAGAATCGCTCAAACTCGGTTCGTCGCTTCTCGGGTCGTCAGAAAAAGACCCGGAACTGGAATCGGGTTTCCAACTGGATCCGGTAATGGTAAATGCGGAGTCTTTAGGGGATAACGTAATATGGGTGGAAGCTAAAACCCTAGTGACACCTTTATTGACAGAGGAGAAGTGGAGGAAACCGGTGGGGATGTGGGAAACAAAACCTAGGGCTTTTCTCGGCATCGAAGATTCCGGTGATGGATTCGCCGCCATGGATAAGACTGANAATGTACACTCTAGCTGCAAGCATCGGTTCTTGATCAAGGGGCTTATCGGTAGCTTTATGCTCCGCATTACCAGGTTTAGTTGAATTTGGAGGGTCCATTTCAAGAAGTGGCCGAGGCCTGCGGATTGAAGAGAAAGGAACCCTACCAAGAGCTTCAACCTGAAGAAAAGCATGGGGCTCGTTGTTTGTCCGTGCACGCTGTTGGAGGTCCCTCAAATGATTTGGACAAAAATGATGTTTCAGTTTTGCACCCGCAGATTTCTTAGCAAGACAGGCTTGATGATAGTAATCATCAACGTAAGGATCATTGCTGTGTGTAGCAACAAGCTGCATTCTCAGTATATTCTCTATCTCATCAGCTGACATATATTTAGACCGGAACGGAGGCCACCCACTATATCTTCTCTGAACGCCACCATCATAACCCTGTTGGTGAAAACGCATGTTCTGTCTGTTCCCATGACCTGATCCTGGTCTTGCTTCCCTTGGATCAACAAACCCAAGGCTTCCATCATAATTTCCAGAGGATGATGATCGAGAAAGATGGGAGTTAAATAACTGAGGCTGTCCTCCAGACATATGCCCAAGAGGAGGCTGCATCGGATGTGGTAACCTACTCTGAGAACCCTGCATCTGTGGAGGCATCAAACCGTTTTGATGAGGCGGCTGTTGTAGCATCGCATTACCCATGATACCGGAACCATCCCCAGGATGAATATTTTGACGATTCATCCATTGACCTGGAGGGCGATTATTTAGAGGAAGAGCAGGACGAAACTGAGGCATGTTTCCAGCATGCTGCGGTGATCCATGATGCATACCAGGCAACTGAGGCTGCAAAGTtggaaaagaagagaagtttgGGGATCCCATTGGAGGCCCACCAGAATGATATGGTATATTAGGGTGTCCTAACCGCTGATCTGGTGATATGCTGCCTGGAGGAGGGtatgaaacaaaagatgacTTCGGGACAAGAATTGGTTCGCTGGGTAGCTGTTTTTGATGCAGTTGACGTTGTGGTTCCGGATACAATGTTGTTCTGTCAGGATTTCTCTGCTCAACAAGGTCCAGAGATGAAAAAGGCTGTGCTGACCACACCTTGTCATCTTTAATGGCATCAGAGTCCAGTATTTTCCGGCCGTACCAACTTGGCAACTCCTCCCCATGGGTCCACTCAGCAGCTAAAGGATCTGAGAAAAAAACCATTGAAATGTTAAGCCACAAAGTAAAGCATTGCTTGCAAGACAGATGGAAAACCATGGAAATGAACTAAGAAACAGGGACAGGTCGTTCAAACATATGAATTAGGAGAATGGAATTAAAAACAGCTCACTCGAAATCATAAAGTTAAAAGTAAACTGAAAGACATAGAATTgaaatataaaaactctaatcTCCTAAACCTAAATTATGTACATGGAGAACTAAGAAATTCTATCATATATTAAATCAATGTGAATACACAAAATTGAATTACTCAAGTATTCTTTCACAAGATTAATGCAGATAGGAACTCACTCTGTATTGATCGCCTATCAGTGATTGGCCCCGTATTTCTATAGACATCAGGCTCCCTATTCAACTGTAACagcaaagataaaaaaaaatctcaggtCACAAGCTTCTTCAAAGCAATCCTACCAATTCGAAAATAGAACGATACAGAAAAAGGAAGTATAGGATGCAGGTGTGATCACATATCTTAGGTATTAACGCTAACTAACCTTTGAAAAAGTACTAGCAAGATCATCAACGTTGGACAGAGATCTAGAATTTTCAACCTGCAAAAATTGGGGAGAACGGTATGTCACtccactaaaaataaaataaaacctgaaactaaaaatctaagaaaagcTTCTTTTATCTCTGGAGAGTTCCTCATGCTTGCATACAAAGAGTGAAGCTAGCTAAGAGGAAATAAGGTGGGAGATTTTTCACCTCTTCTTTATCAAATGAAAAGTCATCCCCTAATCCAGTGAAAGATAAaatctcatcttcctcttccaatCCACCAAGCTCAACCTCCTCGACAACATCATTCCCAAAAAAGGCATACTGAGATGCATCAAACATTGTATTACCTGTACAAAAGAAACCCTTCCAATTAGTCAAAGCCTGAACTAGAGATGAAACTATGAGAGCCTTATGGAAAACAAATGCACAACAAGCTAAGAAGGAAAAAGACACAATAGAATGTTCGTTCACGAAAGAAATAGCAACCAATCCTttaatcttcttcctcttcgtatGATAGAAACCAAAAGGAAAATTAATGAGGAAGGAGGTCTAACGAATCAACTAAGAAGCAATTCAGGTTTGATTCACTACTACAGAGTTGAAAGAAGTAAATCAAACTAGATCCagattcaaacaaacaaacaaacaaaaaaatctggagaagaagaaatcgaattcaaaaaagagaagaatcaaagCAGAATCGaggaaaaaggagaagaagagagacctGTAGGATTATCTCCAAATTTCTTAAGATCGTCGGTTACTGGAGCATGATTTATACTACTCCCAATTCCAAAAGCGTCCATAATCGCGCTACCAAGGAAACCAACTAATctaccaaaaaccctaattaaccGCTTTCAAAAACTGAAGAATCAGATTGTAAAATAAGGATCCTATCGGAGAGAATCGATTCCTAAGCGATACACGCTACCCTAATTaccagaagaaaagaaaaatcaaaatcagaatccGGACTCCCTAAACAACGCTTAGTAAGTAAAAGGATTGGCGATCAGCGCAACGAGGATGGTTCCGCCTCTAGTGAGAAACAATACATATCGGCTCCCGTGACGGAAGCAGAGAAACAGAtacgaaggagaagaagaagaagcaacagccaGAACCCTAGAGAGAAGATATAGCGATTAccccttttattttattttttaattttgatgattGCTTTGATCCAAACATTATattgcttcttttcttttcttttctttttttttttgtcaactccgaccttatttatttttaaaaacgatAAGTCCGAAAATATTAAagccatttttaaaaatattcagatGATGACCAGATCCACTTAATAATAATCTGCAAATTAATGAAGTATATTTTCAgttattacaataaaaaaaaaaataggctGTCCATGGTCATGACCATTTAGAAATGGTTTTAATGGGCATGGACACTTTGTGGACCATTGTCCATTTGAGACTGTCCAACTTTGGTCCATGCAAAAGAATGTCCAGATGGACTCGCCCAAATGGTCCATGGACGGACCATTTGACAGCTCTACCAATTTGTAGGCCTGCCTCGTTCTCACTCAAGGCCGAGATCACCCTGCAGGTATGGTTAAATccatgtatgtatatatttcaaTGTTAGCTTTGATACCTGTACATAGTTCATGACTGAGTATAGTCCACGATCTTGCTTTGTCTTTGTCTTATACTGAAATAGAAACTTATGGCTTGGCTTGTCAGTTTCAAGAAACGTTAACCAAACTTATGGCTAACTCTGGCCTTCGGTATCAAATTGCCAAGATCTAATATTTGAGTTCTCGTAGCTACTTACAGAGTAGTGTTTTTTCATTGTAATCGTACTCAGTTATATAGTAAACACTGTAATCTCCTCTTTGGTTCCAAACAGGGGAAGAGGTCCAGCTGGAAGACGTAGAATGTCATCTTACTGCTCTAGTTCTCCAAGCCCCGTAACCGTAAGGTATTCATCAAGATCTTGCTTTGTCTTATTCTGAAATAGATTCTTATATGGCGTGACACACTTTCAAGAAACGTTAGCCCTATATAGCTAAAATGGCCTTCGGTATCAAATTGCCAAGATTATAGACTAGTGTTTGTCCATTGTAATCGTACTCACTGTAATCTCCACTTTTGTTCTAAACAGGGAAAGCGGTCCCGCTGGAAGACGTACAAAGCCTCTTCCTACTCTAGTTCTCCAAGCCTTTTCAGCTAAAGAAATAAAGATATACCTTGCTTAGTTATGTATTGACGTCTACATTGTGTGAACGTATAGGCTCCTTAGAGG is a genomic window containing:
- the LOC104752338 gene encoding pentatricopeptide repeat-containing protein At1g79080, chloroplastic isoform X2 — protein: MSTLLNSVLSMAANPSPESSMPRKALGFVSHIPTSFLHFSSVNKGVARVLASTHVTLSPKDSAFTITGSSWKPDSSSGSFPDDPRSDEPSLSDSFSHLECLVTQGRKPNVAHSTQLLYDLCKANRLKKAIRVIELMVSSGIIPDASAYTYLVNQLCKKGNVGYAMQLVEKMEDHGYPSNTVTYNALVRGLCMLGSLNQSLQFVERLMQKGLAPNAFTYSFLLEAAYKERGTDQAVKLLDEIIAKGGEPNLVSYNVLLTGFSKEGRTDDAMKLFRELPAKGFKANVVSYNILLRCLCCDGRWEEANSLLAEMDGGDRAPSVVTYNILINSLAFHGRTDQAMEVLKEMSVGNHQFRVTATSYNPVIARLCKEGKVDLVVKCLDEMIYRRCRPNEGTYNAIGSLCEHNNKVQEAFYIIQSLSNKQKCCTHDFYKSVITSLCRKGNTFAAFQLLYEMTRCGFDPDSHTYSSLIRGLCLEGMYTGAMEVLSIMEESEKYKPSVDNFNAMILGLCKTRRTDLAMEVFEMMVEKKRMPNETTYAIIVEGIAHEDELELAKEVLEELRSRKVVGQNAVDRIVMQFNLD
- the LOC104752338 gene encoding pentatricopeptide repeat-containing protein At1g79080, chloroplastic isoform X1 → MSTLLNSVLSMAANPSPESSMPRKALGFVSHIPTSFLHFSSVNKGVARVLASTHVTLSPKDSAFTITGSSWKPDSSSGSFPDDPRSDEPSLSDSFSHLECLVTQGRKPNVAHSTQLLYDLCKANRLKKAIRVIELMVSSGIIPDASAYTYLVNQLCKKGNVGYAMQLVEKMEDHGYPSNTVTYNALVRGLCMLGSLNQSLQFVERLMQKGLAPNAFTYSFLLEAAYKERGTDQAVKLLDEIIAKGGEPNLVSYNVLLTGFSKEGRTDDAMKLFRELPAKGFKANVVSYNILLRCLCCDGRWEEANSLLAEMDGGDRAPSVVTYNILINSLAFHGRTDQAMEVLKEMSVGNHQFRVTATSYNPVIARLCKEGKVDLVVKCLDEMIYRRCRPNEGTYNAIGSLCEHNNKVQEAFYIIQSLSNKQKCCTHDFYKSVITSLCRKGNTFAAFQLLYEMTRCGFDPDSHTYSSLIRGLCLEGMYTGAMEVLSIMEESEKYKPSVDNFNAMILGLCKTRRTDLAMEVFEMMVEKKRMPNETTYAIIVEGIAHEDELELAKEVLEELRSRKVVGQNAVDRIVMQFNLD